A genomic window from Agrobacterium tumefaciens includes:
- a CDS encoding ParB N-terminal domain-containing protein has product MALRKVEFSKIDRPAEVSAGPAPILQWIDIDQLVIDEDYQRDLKLQNWKAIRRIAANFRWSMFSPVFVSPVEGGAYAIIDGQHRTHAAAICGFSQVPCQIVQMNRTEQAAAFAAVNGVVTAVTVWQLLKAALAAGEQWAVTAQSIAEEGGCRLMTSNGSSLTKVAGDIYGIKGFLSVIETRPRDAVVAALKVLMKAEGYNDNREIWDSALLIPLLLALSERPPALSNPGFVPALEKYDIWDLVDRDASERRAALRLGRKHPPRSETLRAGILGWIDTAFPARIALPPSEKLTRQEAMARVAAIGVNL; this is encoded by the coding sequence ATGGCATTGCGAAAGGTAGAATTCTCAAAAATTGACCGGCCGGCAGAAGTTTCCGCCGGCCCGGCTCCCATCCTTCAATGGATCGATATCGATCAGTTGGTCATCGACGAAGATTACCAGCGTGACCTGAAGCTGCAGAACTGGAAGGCGATCCGTCGCATCGCGGCAAATTTCCGCTGGTCCATGTTCTCGCCGGTGTTCGTCTCCCCCGTGGAGGGGGGGGCATATGCGATAATCGACGGCCAGCACCGCACGCATGCCGCCGCCATTTGCGGATTCTCGCAGGTTCCCTGTCAGATCGTCCAGATGAACAGGACCGAGCAGGCGGCGGCCTTCGCTGCCGTCAATGGCGTGGTCACCGCCGTAACGGTTTGGCAGCTCCTGAAGGCTGCGCTTGCTGCCGGCGAGCAATGGGCGGTCACAGCTCAATCGATAGCCGAAGAAGGCGGTTGCCGTTTGATGACCTCGAACGGATCGTCTCTCACGAAAGTTGCGGGCGATATCTACGGCATCAAGGGGTTTCTCTCGGTCATCGAAACGCGCCCACGCGATGCGGTTGTTGCCGCCCTCAAAGTGCTGATGAAGGCAGAGGGATACAACGACAATCGCGAAATCTGGGATTCGGCACTTCTGATCCCGTTGCTTCTCGCTCTTTCGGAGCGGCCGCCGGCGCTATCGAACCCGGGCTTCGTTCCCGCGCTGGAAAAATACGACATCTGGGATCTGGTGGATCGCGACGCATCCGAACGCCGTGCCGCACTTCGCCTTGGACGCAAACATCCGCCAAGATCCGAAACGCTGCGCGCCGGCATTCTTGGATGGATCGACACCGCGTTTCCGGCGCGAATTGCTTTACCGCCATCCGAAAAGCTGACGCGGCAGGAAGCTATGGCGCGTGTGGCGGCCATCGGAGTTAACCTGTGA
- a CDS encoding helix-turn-helix domain-containing protein: MENKVLDTIRQVIDELGITPEEAAKRSGLERSYFRKLFERGTTPKLDTMRKIAAGLDVPLDRLSGDSPSFDSKENSGKNLRMPDRHEMPNDVPVLGTAAGSHLRGAFQITPDPVDFVRRPPALMGARDIYSLYVEGESMIPQFWPADLLFVSPHKPVKVGDPVVLQSQLNGNGSIEATIGIFLRRTSDWIVIQKHNPRAEVEISRSTIISMHKVLTMNELFGV; the protein is encoded by the coding sequence ATGGAGAACAAAGTGCTAGATACAATCAGGCAAGTCATTGATGAGCTTGGCATAACACCAGAGGAAGCAGCCAAACGCAGCGGCCTTGAGCGGAGTTATTTTCGGAAGCTTTTCGAGCGAGGCACGACGCCGAAGCTGGATACGATGCGGAAGATAGCCGCGGGATTGGATGTTCCGCTTGACCGACTCTCGGGAGACAGCCCTTCTTTCGACAGCAAAGAGAACAGCGGGAAAAACCTCAGGATGCCGGATCGGCATGAAATGCCCAACGATGTGCCGGTTCTAGGTACAGCGGCAGGTTCGCACCTGCGCGGCGCGTTTCAGATTACGCCGGATCCCGTTGATTTCGTGAGGAGGCCACCTGCGCTTATGGGTGCGAGAGATATCTATTCGTTGTATGTTGAGGGCGAGTCAATGATCCCTCAGTTCTGGCCCGCCGACCTGCTATTTGTCAGTCCGCACAAGCCTGTGAAGGTAGGTGACCCGGTGGTCCTTCAAAGCCAACTAAATGGAAACGGCTCGATTGAAGCGACAATCGGCATTTTTCTGCGTCGAACCTCGGACTGGATTGTCATCCAAAAACATAACCCTAGGGCGGAAGTCGAAATTTCGCGATCCACGATAATATCGATGCACAAAGTGCTAACAATGAACGAGCTTTTTGGAGTGTAA